Proteins encoded within one genomic window of Glycine soja cultivar W05 chromosome 1, ASM419377v2, whole genome shotgun sequence:
- the LOC114411765 gene encoding uncharacterized protein LOC114411765: MGGRWRTLSLIYNRINTSSSSKPHFPSFYRSLSLAAATSEIPDPDPIGFGAPELDPCVKIPVKAYFLSTSINLKGIQADNHRNVVPPSSRSSSNYVALRFCDFNLDSNGHGFHVKASNSRYMVVYQYGSAVLFNIEDHEVESYLELVKKHASGLLQDMRKDDYAIKEKPLQVEDMQGGPDYIVLKSLDTDGIRIIGSVLGQSIALDYFVSQVDGLVEEFAGINRGMEKTGTFTMDKKKLLQLVGKANSNLADVILKVGLFERSEIAWRDAKYAQIYEYLREEYEVAQRFGNLDFKLKFVEHNIHFLQEVLQNRKSDFLEWCIIGLLTIENVLSLYEILGASNTVS, from the exons ATGGGTGGAAGATGGAGAACCCTCTCTTTGATCTATAACCGCATAaacacttcttcttcttccaaacCCCACTTTCCCTCCTTCTACCGCTCCCTCTCTCTCGCCGCCGCAACTTCTGAAATACCCGACCCGGATCCAATCGGGTTCGGAGCCCCGGAACTCGACCCCTGCGTCAAAATCCCCGTCAAAGCTTATTTCCTCTCCACCAG TATAAATTTGAAGGGCATTCAGGCTGATAATCACAGAAATGTTGTTCCTCCATCTTCCCGCTCGTCTTCAAACTATGTTGCTCTCCGTTTCTGTGACTTCAATTTGGACTCCAAT GGACATGGGTTTCATGTGAAAGCAAGCAACAGTCGTTACATGGTTGTTTATCAGTATGGGTCAGCTGTTTTGTTTAATATCGAGGATCATGAAGTGGAAAGCTACCTGGAATTAGTTAAGAAGCATGCATCTGGTTTACTTCAAGATATGAGGAAAGATG ATTATGCGATAAAGGAGAAGCCACTGCAAGTTGAGGACATGCAAGGAGGTCCAGACTACATAGTTCTGAAATCGTTGGATACTGATGGTATCCGTATAATTGGAAGTGTATTGGGACAAAGCATAGCTCTGGATTATTTTGTCTCACAG GTTGATGGTTTAGTTGAAGAGTTTGCTGGCATAAATCGCGGAATGGAGAAAACTGGAACCTTCACTATGGATAAGAAGAAGCTACTTCAGCTAGTTGGGAAGGCTAACTCAAATTTGGCCGATGTGATTCTTAAAGTTGGTCTCTTTGAGAG ATCAGAAATTGCTTGGAGGGATGCAAAGTATGCTCAAATATATGAGTATCTTAGGGAGGAGTATGAAGTTGCACAACGCTTTGGAAACCTGGATTTCAAATTGAAATTCGTTGAG CACAATATTCATTTTCTCCAAGAAGTTCTCCAGAACAGGAAATCAGATTTCTTGGAATGGTGCATTATTGGTCTATTGactattgaaaatgttctatccTTATACGAGATTCTTGGAGCTTCAAATACAGTTTCTTAG
- the LOC114411773 gene encoding uncharacterized protein At5g01610-like — MERALTKVSSMKVGLGSSWITKKAKEEFSNISEDFSTFSNTVEEKAKWIFNKLKGKPQKSLPDLLREYNLPPGLFPQNIICYEFDETKGKLIVYLPSTCEVSFKDSSVLRYATRVKGVLTRGKLSAIDGMKTKVLVWVKVTNVAVEGYKSDKLWFTAGVKKSRTKDAYDTPRDAVRVSEF, encoded by the exons ATGGAGAGAGCTCTCACTAAAGTTAGCAGCATGAAGGTGGGGTTGGGGAGCTCATGGATCACCAAGAAGGCCAAGGAGGAGTTCTCTAACATCTCTGAAGACTTCTCT ACTTTCTCAAATACCGTTGAAGAAAAGGCAAAATGGATCTTCAACAAATTGAAAG GCAAGCCGCAGAAAAGCCTACCGGATCTCCTCCGAGAGTACAATTTACCGCCAGGGCTATTTCCACAGAACATAATCTGTTACGAGTTTGATGAAACCAAGGGTAAGCTGATTGTCTACTTGCCATCTACATGTGAGGTCAGCTTCAAGGACTCTTCTGTGCTGAGATACGCAACTCGAGTCAAAGGGGTTCTCACCAGGGGAAAACTTTCAGCCATAGATGGAATGAAAACAAAGGTTCTTGTGTGGGTTAAGGTGACAAACGTGGCAGTTGAAGGTTACAAGTCTGACAAGTTGTGGTTTACTGCTGGTGTTAAGAAGTCAAGGACAAAGGATGCATATGATACACCTCGTGATGCTGTCAGAGTATCAGAATTCTGA